A single region of the Pseudothermotoga sp. genome encodes:
- a CDS encoding metal ABC transporter substrate-binding protein, whose translation MRSLSTIFLFFCTFVFSTTVVVSIKPLELIVREIGGESCNVVCIMKNVNPHLYQLKTNDLKLLNEADLIVLVGFEEWAEKVRTVFPNKTLVFADGIFKKDFERDEHLWLDPVNVIVFSYVLTTRLSRIDPKYRESFWSKWQNFSKNLLERIYLWYERLRPLENKTIVEAHPALTHFAKRFNLGEIFGLETGHEEGLTMKKITELASLVKKGEVKHIFVDEHVESSTILNLAKQLNLETIELDLMGYEVESYLNLIDSIVEKLLLISKPSK comes from the coding sequence GTGCGATCGTTATCAACGATTTTTCTGTTTTTTTGCACGTTTGTTTTCTCCACAACTGTGGTTGTTTCGATCAAACCCTTGGAATTGATCGTCAGAGAAATCGGTGGTGAAAGTTGCAACGTCGTATGTATCATGAAGAATGTGAACCCCCACCTGTATCAGTTGAAAACTAATGACTTAAAACTTCTTAATGAAGCGGATTTAATAGTTCTAGTTGGGTTTGAGGAATGGGCAGAAAAGGTTAGAACCGTATTTCCGAACAAAACTTTGGTCTTTGCGGATGGAATCTTCAAAAAAGATTTCGAGCGCGATGAACACCTTTGGCTTGATCCAGTCAATGTCATTGTTTTTTCATACGTACTCACAACGAGACTGAGTCGAATTGATCCGAAATACAGAGAATCATTTTGGTCCAAGTGGCAGAATTTCTCAAAAAATCTGCTGGAAAGGATCTATCTTTGGTATGAAAGGCTTAGGCCATTAGAGAATAAGACGATCGTTGAGGCTCATCCGGCGTTGACACACTTTGCAAAGCGTTTCAACCTCGGCGAAATTTTCGGTTTGGAGACTGGTCACGAAGAAGGTTTGACTATGAAGAAAATAACCGAACTTGCAAGTTTAGTGAAAAAAGGTGAAGTAAAGCACATCTTTGTGGACGAGCACGTAGAAAGTTCTACTATTTTGAACTTAGCGAAACAACTGAACCTTGAAACGATTGAGCTTGATTTGATGGGCTACGAAGTTGAAAGTTATCTCAACCTCATCGATTCAATCGTTGAAAAACTCTTGTTGATTTCAAAGCCATCGAAGTGA
- the phoU gene encoding phosphate signaling complex protein PhoU: MTERTKHYEKEVSSLNVKMMDFLVGVENLFEKTLFAIQSGDENTVVEIEQMDDYFDALDMQIQQTAFDIIAKYQPLADDLRFVVAMIGLSIDLERIADECVNIAQLNRHVQRTIESFSSWKTLNEMIKNVLVMFQEIVEAVRNSDLQLAIKVWQRDDEVDKLHIEGHEKLIELACGEHDPRKMRIYLEEAFLIRHLERIADHITNVAEKLYFIKTGEQLKVVMGKKSEQR, from the coding sequence GTGACGGAGAGGACAAAACATTACGAAAAAGAAGTAAGTTCGTTGAACGTGAAAATGATGGACTTTCTCGTGGGCGTTGAGAATCTCTTTGAAAAAACACTTTTTGCTATTCAGAGCGGAGATGAGAATACTGTGGTTGAAATAGAGCAGATGGATGATTACTTCGATGCCTTGGATATGCAGATACAGCAAACGGCTTTCGACATCATTGCTAAATATCAACCACTTGCCGATGATCTGAGGTTTGTGGTGGCCATGATAGGGCTTTCGATAGATTTAGAAAGGATCGCAGACGAGTGCGTGAACATCGCACAACTCAACAGGCATGTCCAAAGGACGATCGAATCTTTCTCATCTTGGAAAACTCTCAACGAAATGATAAAGAATGTACTAGTCATGTTCCAAGAGATAGTAGAAGCTGTCAGAAATAGCGACCTACAGCTCGCCATAAAAGTGTGGCAGAGGGATGACGAAGTCGATAAGCTCCACATTGAAGGTCACGAGAAACTCATAGAACTGGCTTGTGGTGAACATGATCCAAGAAAAATGCGTATTTACCTCGAGGAGGCTTTTCTGATAAGACATCTCGAAAGAATAGCTGATCACATCACAAATGTCGCGGAAAAGCTTTATTTCATCAAGACAGGTGAACAATTGAAGGTCGTGATGGGTAAGAAAAGCGAGCAACGTTAG
- the pstB gene encoding phosphate ABC transporter ATP-binding protein PstB, with amino-acid sequence MFENEVVFTIKNLSAYYGTHKVLENINVEVRKGKITAIMGPSGCGKSTLLRCLNRLNDMIPDFRIEGSILFHGRDIYQIGDVNEYRRKVTMVFQRPNVFPLSVFDNVAYGLRIKGVRDKKILRQKVEEALVKAALWDEVKDKLNKPAVQLSGGQQQRLCIARAIAIEPEVILLDEPTSALDPIATTKIERLLEELAENYTVVIVTHSVGQALRISDYVLFLYEGRLVEYGETSTIAKKPRHEMTRKFLTGKIG; translated from the coding sequence ATGTTTGAAAACGAAGTTGTCTTCACAATAAAGAATCTCAGCGCATACTATGGAACACACAAAGTGCTAGAGAACATCAATGTAGAAGTGAGGAAAGGAAAAATCACTGCGATCATGGGACCTTCCGGTTGTGGTAAAAGTACTCTTTTGAGGTGTCTCAACAGATTGAATGACATGATTCCAGATTTTAGAATAGAAGGAAGTATACTTTTCCATGGTCGAGACATCTATCAAATTGGCGATGTGAATGAGTATCGAAGAAAAGTCACCATGGTTTTTCAAAGGCCGAACGTTTTTCCCTTATCGGTCTTTGACAACGTCGCGTACGGACTGAGGATCAAAGGTGTGAGGGATAAAAAAATTCTGCGTCAGAAAGTTGAAGAAGCATTAGTAAAAGCCGCATTGTGGGACGAAGTGAAGGACAAATTGAACAAACCTGCAGTCCAACTTTCCGGAGGTCAGCAACAAAGACTTTGTATAGCCAGAGCCATAGCGATAGAACCGGAGGTCATACTCTTAGATGAGCCAACTTCTGCGCTCGATCCGATTGCAACGACGAAGATTGAGAGACTTCTCGAAGAGCTCGCAGAAAACTATACCGTTGTGATAGTAACACACAGCGTTGGACAAGCATTGAGGATCAGTGATTATGTGCTTTTCCTCTATGAAGGTCGCTTGGTAGAATACGGTGAGACCTCGACTATTGCCAAGAAACCTCGTCACGAGATGACGAGGAAATTTCTAACTGGAAAGATAGGGTAG
- a CDS encoding ABC transporter permease subunit — MKLVHWLFRIVTYVIFACLVIVLFLIIVPGMRYFFSPGFFTEYPRSMMREGGILPMLVGSLLLMLFVFLITIPAGLMGTIFVSELAPRRLSILIQSLAATMNSIPSIVYGLFGLSFFCVALGFGTSLLSASLTLSTMAIPFFINSAAEFLRSVPKELREGVIALGANKLQSTLMVLRASRNGLITTLILTLGRAFSETAPLLATGAVFYSTKLPSKLSDPIMTLPTSIYAIVMNLRGESRWMAQGMASLMVLIVIIVYSLVQFLRRRTHV; from the coding sequence GTGAAACTGGTTCACTGGTTGTTCAGGATTGTAACTTATGTCATTTTTGCGTGTCTTGTGATCGTTCTCTTCTTGATCATCGTCCCTGGGATGCGTTATTTCTTTTCGCCAGGTTTTTTCACCGAGTATCCAAGGTCCATGATGCGCGAGGGTGGTATATTACCGATGCTTGTGGGTTCACTTTTATTGATGCTATTTGTTTTTTTAATCACTATTCCTGCCGGTTTGATGGGCACCATCTTTGTCAGTGAGTTAGCACCGAGAAGATTGTCGATTTTGATTCAATCCCTCGCAGCTACAATGAACAGTATTCCATCGATCGTTTATGGTCTTTTTGGATTGAGTTTCTTCTGCGTGGCTTTGGGGTTTGGAACATCTCTACTTTCAGCGTCGCTCACTCTTTCTACCATGGCTATACCTTTCTTCATCAACAGTGCTGCGGAATTTCTTCGCTCAGTTCCAAAAGAGTTGAGGGAAGGAGTCATAGCGCTCGGAGCCAACAAATTGCAATCAACTTTAATGGTTCTCAGAGCAAGCAGAAACGGATTGATAACGACACTGATTCTCACGTTAGGTAGGGCTTTCAGTGAAACGGCTCCTCTGTTAGCGACAGGGGCTGTCTTCTATTCGACGAAATTGCCTTCTAAACTGTCCGATCCAATCATGACGCTCCCGACGAGCATTTACGCTATTGTGATGAACTTGCGTGGCGAATCTCGATGGATGGCTCAAGGCATGGCGAGTTTGATGGTTCTGATCGTGATAATTGTCTACAGCTTAGTTCAATTTTTGAGGAGGCGGACTCATGTTTGA
- a CDS encoding ABC transporter permease subunit: MKVFSKIFVAIVSAAAMIVVAAIFAMIFFITKESIRAIREVGFGLFSPNWYPVWSEAEFGIRTMLLNSLLLSTWTSFIVFFIGLTIASYLHRFASRMEKEVILRVFEFISGIPSVVLGFFGVVVLAPLFLKFEIWTPLNFLNASIVLSVLTLPLMVSLSYQSLEQVPREVLEGAISLGASESKLIPLELKYAAPGILNAALTVFNRIFGETMIVLMVSGGANMLPRSFFSPVRPLTVTLGSEINEVAVGSLHYSALFFIGSLLLAASLGLNLVSNRLMRQLERWVKG, encoded by the coding sequence ATGAAGGTATTTTCAAAGATTTTTGTTGCTATCGTTTCTGCGGCTGCCATGATCGTGGTAGCCGCCATTTTTGCGATGATTTTTTTCATCACTAAAGAATCCATCAGGGCGATTCGGGAAGTCGGATTCGGTTTGTTCTCACCGAATTGGTATCCAGTTTGGAGTGAAGCAGAATTCGGAATAAGAACAATGCTTTTGAACTCACTGCTGCTTTCAACTTGGACGAGTTTCATCGTGTTTTTTATCGGATTGACCATCGCATCTTATCTACATAGATTTGCCAGCAGAATGGAGAAAGAAGTGATTTTGCGCGTGTTCGAATTCATCAGCGGAATTCCGTCCGTTGTTCTTGGTTTCTTCGGAGTCGTCGTTCTTGCTCCCTTGTTTTTGAAGTTCGAGATCTGGACGCCTCTCAATTTCCTCAACGCTTCAATTGTGCTCTCAGTTCTCACTTTACCGTTAATGGTTAGCCTCTCGTATCAGTCACTCGAACAAGTACCGAGAGAAGTTTTGGAAGGAGCTATCAGTCTCGGAGCGAGTGAATCAAAACTTATTCCTCTAGAATTGAAGTATGCCGCTCCAGGTATCTTGAACGCAGCATTGACAGTTTTCAATAGAATTTTTGGGGAAACTATGATAGTTTTGATGGTTTCTGGTGGAGCCAACATGCTCCCAAGATCTTTTTTCAGTCCGGTGAGACCTTTGACCGTGACACTCGGTAGTGAAATAAACGAAGTAGCAGTCGGTAGTCTACACTACAGCGCACTGTTTTTCATAGGATCATTGCTCTTGGCCGCTTCACTCGGTTTGAATTTGGTGAGCAACAGACTGATGAGGCAACTGGAAAGGTGGGTCAAAGGGTGA
- a CDS encoding phosphate ABC transporter substrate-binding protein PstS has product MRKLFLVLLTFVTVVITAQTLVIKGSNTVYPIAQLWVEAFKKLYPNVTVTLEGAGSTTGIKALFNETTDIANSSRFLKPEEVDEMHKSGRYFVPIIIAYDGLSVIVHPSLPIEDISIDTLRKIYTGEITEWSQVDPKLPKRPIVVYSRNTASGTFETWVEKVLKGAKLSPTVQMLESSQAEIESVAVNPYAIGYTGMGYVTKQVKALKVNGIAPTVENVLAGIYPISRPLFMFIDLKRFNNTWPDKGVVADYLRFVLSPKGQKLVKEAGYIPAYGTE; this is encoded by the coding sequence ATGAGGAAACTTTTCTTAGTGCTTTTGACTTTCGTCACCGTGGTGATAACCGCACAAACTTTGGTCATCAAAGGTTCCAACACAGTTTATCCCATCGCTCAGCTCTGGGTGGAAGCCTTCAAGAAACTTTATCCGAACGTCACCGTAACGTTGGAAGGTGCTGGGTCTACCACGGGGATCAAGGCATTGTTCAACGAAACAACGGACATCGCCAATTCGAGCAGATTTCTCAAACCGGAAGAGGTTGACGAAATGCACAAATCTGGTCGATATTTCGTCCCTATAATCATTGCTTACGACGGTTTGTCCGTGATCGTTCATCCAAGTTTACCCATCGAAGACATCAGCATCGATACGCTCAGAAAGATCTACACCGGTGAGATTACAGAATGGAGCCAAGTCGATCCGAAACTTCCAAAAAGACCGATCGTTGTCTATTCGAGAAATACCGCTTCAGGTACATTTGAAACGTGGGTCGAAAAGGTCCTCAAAGGTGCAAAATTGAGTCCAACAGTGCAGATGCTTGAATCTTCTCAAGCTGAAATAGAAAGTGTGGCGGTCAATCCCTATGCGATAGGCTATACAGGTATGGGTTATGTCACCAAGCAAGTGAAGGCGCTGAAAGTGAACGGAATCGCGCCCACTGTTGAGAACGTGTTGGCTGGAATCTATCCAATAAGTAGACCCTTGTTCATGTTTATCGATCTGAAGCGTTTCAACAACACATGGCCTGACAAAGGTGTCGTAGCAGATTATCTGAGATTCGTTCTTTCCCCAAAAGGTCAAAAATTGGTGAAAGAAGCGGGCTACATACCTGCGTACGGGACTGAATAA
- a CDS encoding response regulator transcription factor has product MATILVVEDVEDVSEVVCNYLKLDSHEVKAVSSIKEMYDELEKRCFDVIVLDLLLPDGDAMDEIPSIRLYCPNTFILVLTALREDRDKILGLEMGADDYVTKPFNPRELVARVRAILRRRGEPQKELVYKDIKLNLQQRTLTVGNDLVQLSPKEFDLLAVFLENPKRVYTRSELLDLVWRGEEKNDRLIDVYISSLRKKIGKERLVTVRGVGYRLV; this is encoded by the coding sequence GTGGCAACGATATTGGTCGTAGAAGATGTTGAAGATGTTAGCGAAGTGGTGTGCAATTATTTGAAGCTTGATTCTCACGAAGTGAAAGCGGTTTCAAGTATCAAAGAGATGTATGATGAGCTGGAAAAAAGATGTTTTGATGTGATAGTGCTGGATCTACTCTTGCCAGACGGAGATGCTATGGACGAGATACCATCGATAAGACTCTATTGTCCTAACACCTTCATATTGGTATTGACCGCGTTGAGAGAAGATAGAGACAAAATATTGGGTTTAGAAATGGGGGCAGACGACTATGTGACCAAACCCTTCAATCCCAGAGAACTTGTGGCCAGAGTGAGGGCAATTCTCAGACGCAGAGGAGAGCCACAGAAAGAGTTGGTTTATAAAGATATAAAGTTGAACCTTCAGCAGAGAACTTTGACCGTGGGCAACGACTTAGTACAGCTCTCACCGAAAGAATTCGACTTGCTCGCTGTGTTTCTCGAAAATCCAAAGAGAGTATACACAAGAAGTGAGTTGCTCGACCTTGTTTGGCGAGGCGAGGAGAAAAACGATCGTTTGATTGACGTTTACATAAGTTCCTTGAGGAAGAAAATAGGTAAAGAAAGGTTGGTGACAGTGAGAGGTGTCGGTTACAGATTGGTATGA
- a CDS encoding HAMP domain-containing histidine kinase — protein MSVTDWYEIIEKHKPILLIESDKIVFYPSEGDGLVQPQKLTDTKTFFVSAVSHELFTPVTAIIGLVQMAKDGIYVQETLQKIEKHALKMQRILEQLVVLSKVEKEDFVPNLTELNLETLIKEILEEFKGRIEEKNLSFSINTRGLIKVDREAFKIALRNLISNAVKYSPHGGEIKIHFEKNVLSIEDRGVGIPESELKNVTARFYRASNVRTVPGSGLGLAIVKHILRRFNIVWAIHSKLNQGTKVFIKIERIDQSK, from the coding sequence GTGTCGGTTACAGATTGGTATGAAATCATCGAGAAGCACAAACCCATACTCTTGATTGAATCAGACAAAATAGTTTTCTATCCCTCAGAAGGAGATGGTTTGGTACAACCACAAAAGTTGACAGATACAAAAACATTCTTTGTCAGCGCCGTTTCACACGAACTCTTCACCCCAGTGACCGCCATCATTGGATTAGTTCAAATGGCCAAAGATGGCATTTATGTTCAAGAAACCCTTCAAAAAATAGAGAAACATGCTTTAAAGATGCAGAGGATTTTGGAACAACTCGTTGTGCTATCGAAGGTTGAGAAGGAAGATTTTGTGCCTAACTTAACTGAACTGAATTTAGAAACGCTGATCAAGGAGATCCTAGAGGAATTCAAAGGACGTATAGAAGAGAAAAACTTGAGTTTTTCTATAAATACGAGAGGTCTTATCAAGGTAGACAGGGAAGCCTTCAAAATCGCTCTGAGGAATCTCATCTCAAACGCTGTGAAATATTCACCCCATGGTGGAGAGATAAAAATACATTTCGAGAAAAACGTACTCTCGATCGAAGACAGAGGTGTGGGAATACCAGAATCTGAACTCAAGAATGTAACGGCACGATTCTATAGGGCAAGTAATGTAAGAACAGTTCCTGGATCCGGATTAGGACTCGCCATAGTCAAACACATTTTAAGGAGATTCAACATCGTCTGGGCCATACATTCGAAATTGAATCAGGGGACAAAAGTTTTCATAAAAATTGAGCGCATCGATCAATCGAAATAG
- the trxB gene encoding thioredoxin-disulfide reductase, which produces MLFGFRELQGVKDRYDVLIVGGGPAALGAAVYARRAGLDVLIVEKTLEGGQLNLTTYIDNYLGFSSIEGSELARRMKEHAESLGTEFLNALVQKIIVAEKIHAIVLDDGRTIEARVLMLATGTEPKRLNVPGESQLVGKGVSYCATCDGYFFRDKDVVVVGGGDTAMNDAIYLSKIARTVFVIHRRNKLRAVKILQDRAFSRENIKFLFDTVVERFVGEKRLEKLVVRNLQTNQVNELTVDGAFIAIGSTPNSGLVRGLVELDESGYIITNEWMETNVPRLYAIGDVRKKNVRQIITAVADGAIAAIHAAENYFD; this is translated from the coding sequence ATGCTTTTCGGATTCAGAGAGTTACAAGGTGTAAAGGATCGGTACGATGTTTTGATAGTTGGAGGTGGTCCTGCGGCACTCGGTGCCGCAGTGTATGCTCGAAGAGCAGGATTGGATGTTCTCATCGTTGAAAAAACACTCGAAGGTGGTCAGTTGAATCTCACCACTTACATCGATAATTATCTTGGTTTTTCAAGCATAGAGGGTTCAGAGCTCGCAAGAAGAATGAAAGAACATGCTGAATCTTTAGGTACAGAATTTTTGAATGCGCTTGTACAAAAAATCATCGTGGCTGAGAAAATCCATGCGATAGTTTTAGATGATGGCAGAACTATCGAAGCCAGGGTGTTGATGTTGGCTACGGGAACGGAACCTAAGCGATTGAATGTTCCCGGTGAATCCCAATTGGTAGGTAAAGGTGTCTCCTATTGTGCTACTTGTGATGGCTATTTTTTTAGGGATAAAGATGTAGTGGTGGTTGGTGGGGGAGACACCGCGATGAACGATGCGATATACCTTTCTAAGATTGCCCGAACGGTTTTCGTGATCCATAGGCGAAACAAGCTTAGAGCTGTCAAAATCCTACAAGATAGAGCATTCTCGAGGGAAAACATAAAATTCTTGTTCGATACTGTGGTCGAAAGGTTCGTTGGAGAGAAAAGACTTGAAAAACTAGTCGTTAGAAATTTACAGACAAACCAAGTCAATGAACTCACCGTCGATGGAGCTTTCATTGCTATTGGTTCAACACCCAATTCAGGCTTAGTTAGAGGTTTAGTCGAGCTTGACGAGAGCGGTTATATTATCACAAATGAATGGATGGAAACTAACGTTCCACGTCTTTATGCTATAGGTGATGTGAGGAAGAAAAACGTGAGACAGATCATTACTGCTGTTGCCGACGGAGCCATCGCAGCGATACACGCTGCAGAAAACTATTTCGATTGA
- a CDS encoding thioredoxin family protein translates to MPLLSEKDTKYLKRTFEEQLKDPVRILVFVDDPDECEYCDVTRQVLEELSTIDGKIQLSVHHVKKEPELVRIHRVEMTPAILLLDMNGQDTGIRFYGIPSGHEFSSLIQDIIAVSNNKPLFFNETQIAQIKSIESPVRIRVFVTPTCPYCPKAVLMAHSAALLNRNIVAEMIEANEFPELSMKYGVSSVPHTVVNDVREFVGAYPEGAFVQELLRAVRKN, encoded by the coding sequence ATGCCTTTACTGAGTGAAAAGGACACAAAGTACTTAAAGAGGACATTCGAGGAGCAGTTGAAAGATCCTGTGAGAATCTTGGTTTTTGTTGATGACCCTGACGAATGTGAGTATTGCGATGTGACACGCCAAGTTCTTGAGGAACTCTCCACTATAGATGGGAAAATCCAGCTGAGTGTTCATCACGTCAAAAAAGAGCCTGAGCTTGTGAGAATTCATAGAGTGGAAATGACACCCGCCATACTTTTGTTAGACATGAACGGTCAAGATACGGGCATCCGATTCTATGGAATACCATCCGGTCATGAGTTCTCAAGTTTAATTCAAGACATTATAGCTGTTTCCAATAACAAGCCGTTGTTCTTCAATGAGACCCAAATTGCTCAGATTAAGTCTATAGAATCTCCGGTCAGAATAAGGGTCTTTGTGACACCAACTTGTCCCTATTGTCCGAAAGCAGTATTGATGGCACATAGTGCCGCTTTGTTGAACAGAAACATCGTTGCCGAGATGATTGAAGCGAATGAGTTTCCTGAATTGAGTATGAAGTATGGTGTTTCTTCCGTACCTCACACTGTTGTGAACGATGTTCGTGAGTTCGTGGGTGCTTATCCTGAGGGTGCCTTCGTTCAAGAATTGCTCAGAGCTGTAAGGAAGAACTGA
- a CDS encoding SPFH/Band 7/PHB domain protein, producing MMIGLIVLVVLLFVIAATGIKVVRPFQRGLIERLGKFHREVGPGLHFIVPFFDRMIKVDLREMVIDVPPQEVITKDNVVVTVDAVIYYEVTDAYKVVYNVNNFQFATLKLAQTNLRNVIGELELDQTLTSREKINAKLRTVLDDATDKWGVRITRVEIKKIDPPKDITEAMSKQMKAERTKRAAILEAEGIKQAEILKAEGERNAAILRAEGEAEAIKKVAEANRYKLIAEAEGQAQAILSVFKAIHEGSPTSDLIAIRYLEALKEIANGKATKIFLPIEATSIISSLAGIAEALRRETQEGEKN from the coding sequence ATGATGATAGGTTTGATAGTTCTAGTGGTTCTTTTGTTCGTCATTGCAGCAACAGGTATCAAAGTTGTCAGGCCCTTTCAGAGGGGCTTAATTGAACGTCTTGGAAAATTCCATCGCGAGGTCGGGCCAGGTCTTCACTTCATCGTTCCATTCTTTGATAGGATGATCAAAGTAGATCTCAGAGAAATGGTCATAGATGTTCCGCCACAAGAGGTCATAACTAAAGATAACGTCGTCGTGACGGTTGATGCCGTCATCTACTATGAAGTCACTGATGCATACAAAGTTGTTTATAACGTCAACAATTTCCAATTTGCTACTCTCAAGCTCGCGCAGACCAACCTCAGGAACGTTATAGGTGAACTCGAGTTGGACCAAACCCTAACTTCGCGTGAGAAAATCAACGCAAAGCTTAGAACGGTTCTAGACGACGCAACAGATAAGTGGGGAGTTCGCATCACGAGAGTTGAAATCAAAAAGATAGACCCACCAAAGGACATCACTGAAGCGATGAGCAAGCAAATGAAGGCCGAAAGAACCAAGAGAGCCGCAATATTGGAAGCTGAGGGCATCAAGCAAGCTGAAATCTTGAAAGCTGAGGGTGAAAGGAACGCTGCTATCTTGAGGGCTGAAGGAGAGGCTGAAGCGATAAAAAAAGTTGCTGAAGCTAACCGTTATAAACTGATCGCCGAAGCAGAGGGACAAGCTCAGGCCATACTGAGCGTTTTCAAGGCGATACATGAAGGTTCCCCGACGAGTGATTTGATAGCCATAAGATATCTCGAAGCGCTCAAAGAAATAGCGAACGGTAAAGCGACGAAGATATTCCTTCCGATCGAGGCTACATCGATCATATCGAGTTTAGCTGGTATAGCCGAAGCCCTTAGGAGAGAAACACAGGAAGGAGAGAAGAACTGA
- a CDS encoding NfeD family protein: MEPYVFWLILGVILVVAEILTPTFFFFWFALGAFASAGMSFLAGTLIQILTFMLVSGVLVLLTRPLAKKITSSEPRKIHIDEIIGKEAIVVEKIDNKQSKGLVKVNGEIWRAYSEFDDVVIEEGQKVVILRVEGAHVVVRKHERGDVT; the protein is encoded by the coding sequence ATGGAACCTTATGTTTTTTGGCTCATACTCGGGGTCATCTTAGTTGTGGCTGAAATTCTGACACCAACTTTCTTTTTCTTCTGGTTCGCTCTTGGAGCCTTTGCTTCAGCTGGGATGAGCTTTCTTGCTGGTACTTTGATTCAGATACTCACTTTCATGCTAGTCTCAGGAGTTCTCGTATTGCTCACAAGACCTTTGGCCAAGAAAATCACGAGTTCGGAGCCAAGGAAAATACATATAGATGAGATAATAGGCAAGGAAGCGATCGTAGTTGAAAAGATAGACAACAAACAGAGTAAAGGTTTGGTGAAGGTCAATGGAGAGATTTGGAGAGCTTATTCTGAGTTCGATGATGTTGTGATCGAAGAAGGACAGAAAGTGGTAATTTTGAGAGTTGAAGGTGCTCATGTTGTGGTGCGAAAACATGAAAGGGGTGATGTCACATGA
- a CDS encoding MBL fold metallo-hydrolase codes for MILQIYSKALYSTWIYYAPERILFDAGEGVSLTMANKIYAIKYIFLTHGHVDHISGLWTIINSRNNSMGDREKPLTIYYPKGNSAVEEWLQFIVKVNGDLRFELNCVPISAGQKIFLRQAGSFARYIVPFRVKHTQYDQSFGYNVIEVRKRLKEEYKNLPESEIVRLSKEIGQDSITESYEKKVLTISGDTYGIDPIDAFESEILLHECTFLRKEDRKMNAHASLEEVIKIAKEARAKKLILYHISTRYSGKIEKYLRNLSEEPFEIFFVDPNELFTM; via the coding sequence CTGATACTTCAAATTTATTCAAAGGCTCTTTACTCCACCTGGATCTACTATGCTCCTGAGAGGATTCTTTTCGACGCTGGAGAAGGCGTTTCCTTGACGATGGCCAATAAGATCTATGCCATAAAGTATATATTTCTCACACACGGTCACGTCGATCACATATCTGGCTTATGGACGATAATAAACTCAAGGAACAATTCGATGGGCGATAGAGAAAAACCTCTCACAATTTACTATCCAAAAGGAAACAGCGCAGTAGAAGAATGGCTTCAGTTCATTGTGAAAGTGAACGGGGATTTGAGATTTGAATTGAATTGTGTTCCGATATCTGCCGGCCAAAAGATTTTTTTAAGGCAAGCTGGGAGTTTTGCAAGATACATAGTGCCTTTCAGGGTGAAACACACACAGTACGATCAGAGTTTTGGCTACAACGTGATTGAAGTGCGTAAGCGATTGAAGGAAGAATACAAAAATTTGCCAGAATCGGAAATAGTGCGTCTATCGAAGGAGATCGGTCAAGATAGCATAACTGAATCTTACGAGAAGAAAGTCTTGACGATCTCGGGTGACACCTACGGAATAGATCCGATCGACGCTTTTGAAAGCGAGATTTTACTTCATGAGTGTACTTTCTTGAGAAAAGAAGATAGAAAGATGAATGCACACGCTTCACTCGAGGAAGTTATAAAGATTGCGAAGGAAGCGAGAGCAAAAAAATTGATTTTGTACCATATTTCGACACGTTACTCCGGTAAGATAGAAAAGTATTTGAGGAATTTGAGTGAAGAACCTTTTGAAATATTCTTCGTCGATCCAAACGAATTGTTCACGATGTGA